One genomic window of Panicum hallii strain FIL2 chromosome 6, PHallii_v3.1, whole genome shotgun sequence includes the following:
- the LOC112896707 gene encoding cullin-3A-like, producing the protein MMNGQKKRGPRIEPFRHRVETDPKFFDKSWRKLHDAIREIYNHNASGLSFEELYRTAYNMVLHKFGPKLYEKLTENMKEHLEEMRTCVEAAQGGLFLEELERKWNDHNKALTMIRDILMYMDRTYIPTNKKTPVFDLGLELWRDTIVRSPMIQGRLLDTLLELIHRERTGEVINRCLMRTTTKMLMNLGSSVYQDDFERPFLEVSASFYSGESQQFIDCYSCGDYLRLAERRLNEESERVSQYMDVKTNEKITAVVVKEMLANHMQRLIHMENSGLVNMLIEDRYEDLTRMYTLFNHVPDGLTAIRSVMMSHIKDTGKSLVTDPERLKDPVDFVQRLLNEKDKYDNIINVSFNSDKSFLNALNSSFEHFINLNNRSPEFISLFVDDKLRKGVKEANEEDLETVLDKVMMLFRYLQEKDLFEKYYKQHLAKRLLSGKTASDDSERSMLVKLKTECGYQFTSKLEGMFTDLKTSQDTTQGFYASTSDLADYPQISVQILTTGSWPTQPCNTCNLPPEIVAVSEKFRSYYLGTHNGRRLTWQTNMGHADIKATFGNGSKHELNVSTYQMCVLMLFNSSDVLTYREIEQSTAIPAADLKRCLQSLALVKGKQVLRKEPMSRDIADDDSFSVNDKFTSKLFKVKIGTVVAQKETDPEKLETRQRVEEDRKPQIEAAIVRIMKSRRVLDHNSIMTEVTKQLQPRFLPNPVVIKKRIESLIEREFLERDKTDRKMYRYLA; encoded by the coding sequence GACTGCTTATAACATGGTACTGCACAAGTTTGGTCCTAAGCTCTATGAAAAACTCACAGAAAACATGAAAGAGCATCTTGAAGAGATGCGTACATGTGTCGAGGCAGCTCAAGGTGGTTTGTTCCTGGAAGAGTTAGAGAGAAAATGGAATGACCATAACAAGGCATTGACAATGATTAGAGACATCCTGATGTACATGGACAGGACATATATTCCCACTAATAAAAAGACACCTGTCTTCGATCTTGGATTGGAGCTTTGGAGGGATACCATAGTTCGGTCTCCAATGATTCAGGGGAGGCTGCTCGACACACTTCTCGAACTCATACATAGAGAAAGGACCGGTGAAGTGATAAATAGATGCTTGATGCGGACTACAACTAAAATGCTGATGAATCTAGGGTCTTCTGTTTATCAGGATGATTTTGAAAGGCCATTTCTTGAGGTGTCTGCTAGTTTCTACAGTGGTGAGTCACAGCAATTCATTGATTGCTATTCTTGTGGTGACTATCTGAGGCTGGCTGAGAGGCGCCTCAATGAAGAATCAGAGCGTGTTTCTCAGTATATGGATGTGAAAACAAATGAGAAGATCACTGCTGTTGTGGTGAAAGAGATGCTAGCAAATCACATGCAGAGGTTGATTCATATGGAGAACTCAGGCCTTGTGAATATGCTTATTGAAGACAGGTATGAAGACCTGACCAGGATGTACACTCTGTTTAATCATGTTCCTGATGGACTCACAGCGATTAGATCTGTGATGATGTCTCACATTAAGGATACTGGAAAGAGTTTGGTAACAGACCCAGAGAGACTGAAGGATCCAGTTGATTTTGTCCAGCGGCTTCTGAATGAGAAGGATAAATATGACAATATCATCAATGTGTCATTTAACAGTGACAAGAGTTTCCTGAATGCTCTGAATTCCTCATTTGAGCACTTCATCAACTTAAACAACAGATCCCCTGAGTTCATATCACTGTTTGTTGATGACAAACTGCGGAAGGGCGTGAAAGAGGCCAACGAGGAGGATCTTGAGACTGTCCTGGACAAGGTGATGATGCTGTTTAGGTACTTACAAGAAAAGGATCTATTTGAGAAGTATTACAAGCAACACTTGGCAAAGCGTCTTCTATCTGGGAAGACTGCTTCTGATGATTCTGAGAGGAGCATGCTTGTGAAGCTGAAGACAGAATGTGGATACCAGTTTACTTCGAAGTTGGAGGgcatgttcactgatttgaagaCCTCTCAGGATACTACACAAGGGTTTTATGCGTCTACTTCGGATCTGGCAGATTACCCCCAGATATCTGTCCAGATACTCACCACTGGTTCATGGCCAACACAACCCTGCAATACCTGCAACCTGCCCCCTGAAATAGTTGCTGTCTCTGAGAAGTTTCGGTCATATTACCTTGGCACCCACAATGGCAGGAGGCTGACATGGCAAACAAACATGGGGCATGCTGACATCAAAGCAACATTTGGAAATGGTAGCAAGCACGAACTGAACGTCTCAACCTACCAGATGTGCGTTCTCATGCTATTTAACTCGTCAGATGTCCTGACTTACCGTGAAATTGAGCAGTCCACAGCAATACCAGCTGCTGACCTGAAGCGATGCCTCCAGTCACTGGCTCTTGTTAAGGGTAAGCAAGTTCTGAGGAAGGAGCCCATGAGCAGGGACATTGCTGATGACGACAGCTTCTCCGTGAACGACAAGTTCACCAGCAAGCTGTTCAAGGTGAAGATTGGCACTGTGGTGGCGCAGAAGGAGACGGACCCCGAGAAGTTGGAGACCCGTCAGCGGGTCGAGGAGGACAGGAAGCCGCAGATCGAGGCGGCCATTGTGCGGATCATGAAGTCGAGGCGGGTTCTCGACCACAACAGCATCATGACAGAGGTGACGAAGCAGCTGCAGCCCAGGTTCCTGCCCAACCCTGTGGTGATCAAGAAGCGGATTGAGTCCCTCATTGAGCGCGAGTTCCTGGAGCGGGACAAGACAGACAGGAAGATGTACCGCTATCTCGCCTAG
- the LOC112896711 gene encoding uncharacterized protein LOC112896711 isoform X3, whose protein sequence is MPPTAAASCPLLRRAPAAPFAALSGALSRSGMARRLVAASSGGGGRGPAYGGLLLDAGGTLLQVARPVAETYASIGRRYGVTKPEKGIMEGFKRAFSAPWPKTLRYQGDGRPFWRIVVAEATNCTDDDYFEEVYQHYAHGDAWRLPVGADTTLRELKDAGGLSGFLLSVHIAGLSGGAGTKDCFFFVFFAFAFPCAFPSLFLFSKATNLLPTSRITDQSYFQKVA, encoded by the exons ATGCCGCCCACCGCCGCGGCGAGCTGCCCCctcctccggcgagctccggcggcCCCGTTCGCGGCCCTCAGTGGCGCTCTATCCCGCTCGGGAATGGCGCGGCGTCTGGTGGCAGCGAGCTctgggggcggcgggcgggggccgGCGTACGGGGGGCTGCTGCTCGACGCCGGCGGCACGCTGCTGCAGGTGGCGCGGCCGGTCGCCGAGACCTACGCATCCATCGGCCGCCGCTACG GTGTGACGAAGCCTGAGAAGGGCATCATGGAGGGGTTCAAACGGGCCTTCTCGGCGCCATGGCCGAAGACGCTCAGGTACCAG GGAGATGGGCGGCCATTCTGGAGAATTGTAGTAGCGGAAGCAACCAATTGCACTGATGATGATTACTTCGAAGAAGTGTATCAG CATTATGCACATGGAGATGCTTGGCGTTTGCCTGTTGGAGCAGACACAACACTGCGTGAGCTGAAGGATGCTGGAG GGCTTTCTGGATTCTTGCTTTCGGTGCACATTGCAGGGCTTTCAGGTGGAGCTGGCACCAAAGATTGCTTCTTCTTTGTCTTCTTTGCTTTTGCCTTCCCTTGTGCctttccttctctctttctcttctctAAAGCAACTAATCTCCTTCCTACATCTAGGATTACTGACCAGTCTTATTTCCAAAAGGTAGCTTGA
- the LOC112896711 gene encoding haloacid dehalogenase-like hydrolase domain-containing protein 3 isoform X2, whose protein sequence is MPPTAAASCPLLRRAPAAPFAALSGALSRSGMARRLVAASSGGGGRGPAYGGLLLDAGGTLLQVARPVAETYASIGRRYGVTKPEKGIMEGFKRAFSAPWPKTLRYQGDGRPFWRIVVAEATNCTDDDYFEEVYQHYAHGDAWRLPVGADTTLRELKDAGDLELSRFDAIVVSSEVGYEKPAPEIFKIALDQIGVETTNAVHVGDDETADKAGANAIGLECWLWGADVKTFSEIRDRILTTDDPQ, encoded by the exons ATGCCGCCCACCGCCGCGGCGAGCTGCCCCctcctccggcgagctccggcggcCCCGTTCGCGGCCCTCAGTGGCGCTCTATCCCGCTCGGGAATGGCGCGGCGTCTGGTGGCAGCGAGCTctgggggcggcgggcgggggccgGCGTACGGGGGGCTGCTGCTCGACGCCGGCGGCACGCTGCTGCAGGTGGCGCGGCCGGTCGCCGAGACCTACGCATCCATCGGCCGCCGCTACG GTGTGACGAAGCCTGAGAAGGGCATCATGGAGGGGTTCAAACGGGCCTTCTCGGCGCCATGGCCGAAGACGCTCAGGTACCAG GGAGATGGGCGGCCATTCTGGAGAATTGTAGTAGCGGAAGCAACCAATTGCACTGATGATGATTACTTCGAAGAAGTGTATCAG CATTATGCACATGGAGATGCTTGGCGTTTGCCTGTTGGAGCAGACACAACACTGCGTGAGCTGAAGGATGCTGGAG ATCTTGAGCTCTCCAGGTTTGATGCCATTGTGGTATCATCAGAGGTTGGATACGAGAAACCTGCTCCCGAGATCTTCAAGATAGCATTAG ATCAAATTGGTGTGGAAACCACCAATGCAGTGCATGTAGGAGATGATGAAACTGCAGACAAGGCAGGTGCTAATGCTATAGGACTTGAGTGCTG GCTGTGGGGTGCCGATGTGAAGACATTTTCAGAGATAAGGGACCGAATTCTAACAACAGATGATCCTCAATGA
- the LOC112896711 gene encoding haloacid dehalogenase-like hydrolase domain-containing protein 3 isoform X1 — MPPTAAASCPLLRRAPAAPFAALSGALSRSGMARRLVAASSGGGGRGPAYGGLLLDAGGTLLQVARPVAETYASIGRRYGVTKPEKGIMEGFKRAFSAPWPKTLRYQGDGRPFWRIVVAEATNCTDDDYFEEVYQHYAHGDAWRLPVGADTTLRELKDAGVKLAVVSNFDTRLRKLLKDLNVSDMFDAIVVSSEVGYEKPAPEIFKIALDQIGVETTNAVHVGDDETADKAGANAIGLECWLWGADVKTFSEIRDRILTTDDPQ, encoded by the exons ATGCCGCCCACCGCCGCGGCGAGCTGCCCCctcctccggcgagctccggcggcCCCGTTCGCGGCCCTCAGTGGCGCTCTATCCCGCTCGGGAATGGCGCGGCGTCTGGTGGCAGCGAGCTctgggggcggcgggcgggggccgGCGTACGGGGGGCTGCTGCTCGACGCCGGCGGCACGCTGCTGCAGGTGGCGCGGCCGGTCGCCGAGACCTACGCATCCATCGGCCGCCGCTACG GTGTGACGAAGCCTGAGAAGGGCATCATGGAGGGGTTCAAACGGGCCTTCTCGGCGCCATGGCCGAAGACGCTCAGGTACCAG GGAGATGGGCGGCCATTCTGGAGAATTGTAGTAGCGGAAGCAACCAATTGCACTGATGATGATTACTTCGAAGAAGTGTATCAG CATTATGCACATGGAGATGCTTGGCGTTTGCCTGTTGGAGCAGACACAACACTGCGTGAGCTGAAGGATGCTGGAG TTAAGCTAGCTGTTGTATCTAACTTTGATACAAGGCTACGGAAATTACTTAAGGACCTCAATGTCTCCGATAT GTTTGATGCCATTGTGGTATCATCAGAGGTTGGATACGAGAAACCTGCTCCCGAGATCTTCAAGATAGCATTAG ATCAAATTGGTGTGGAAACCACCAATGCAGTGCATGTAGGAGATGATGAAACTGCAGACAAGGCAGGTGCTAATGCTATAGGACTTGAGTGCTG GCTGTGGGGTGCCGATGTGAAGACATTTTCAGAGATAAGGGACCGAATTCTAACAACAGATGATCCTCAATGA
- the LOC112896709 gene encoding V-type proton ATPase subunit D-like: protein MAGQGQRLNVVPTVTTLGVVKARLAGATRGHALLKKKSDALTVQFRAILKRIVSAKDAMGDAMRAASLSLAEALYVAGAPLRHVVQQSVSGPARLRVRAQQDNIAGVRLPRFESYLAGDVSAGGPSSSSASLAGLAGGGQQVAACRAAHARALEVLVELASLQTSFLTLDAAIKTTNRRVNALENVVKPRLENTIAYIRGELDEHEREEFFRLKKIQGYKQRELERQKEAAARYAEEKAAGEVALKRGVSMDTAAGMLENGDRDEDIIF from the coding sequence ATGGCGGGGCAGGGGCAGCGCCTGAACGTGGTGCCAACGGTGACGACGCTGGGCGTGGTGAAGGCGCGGCTGGCCGGCGCCACCCGCGGCCACGCGCTGCTCAAGAAGAAGTCGGACGCGCTCACGGTGCAGTTCCGCGCCATCCTCAAGCGCATCGTGTCGGCCAAGGACGCCATGGGCGACGCCATGCGCGCCGCCTCGCTCTCCCTCGCTGAGGCGCTCTACGTCGCCGGCGCGCCGCTCCGCCACGTCGTGCAGCAGTCCGTCTCGGGCCCCGCCaggctgcgcgtgcgcgcgcagcAGGACAACATCGCCGGCGTCCGCCTCCCGCGCTTCGAGAGCTACCTGGCCGGCGACGTCTCCGCGGGCGGGCCGTCGTCCTCGTCGGCGTCGCTCGcggggctcgccggcggcggccagcagGTGGCGGCGTGCCgggcggcgcacgcgcgcgcgctggAGGTGCTGGTGGAGCTGGCGTCGCTGCAGACGTCGTTCCTGACGCTGGACGCGGCGATCAAGACCACCAACCGGCGCGTCAACGCGCTGGAGAACGTGGTGAAGCCGCGCCTGGAGAACACCATCGCCTACATCCGCGGCGAGCTCGACGAGCACGAGCGGGAGGAGTTCTTCCGCCTCAAGAAGATCCAGGGGTACAAGCAGCGGGAGCTCGAGCGCCAGAAGGAGGCCGCCGCGCGCTACGCCGAGGAGAAGGCCGCCGGGGAGGTCGCGCTCAAGCGGGGCGTCTCCATGGACACCGCGGCGGGCATGCTCGAAAACGGCGACAGGGATGAGGACATCATCTTCTGA